From a single Syntrophales bacterium genomic region:
- a CDS encoding SLC13 family permease, which yields MYVKPGYAGEKPLTWKGVPAFKPILLIAAVVLFAIAVILPPPQGLLDLVTKTDPPGYKLDRGVTTIVETVNKKLRPEAFKRYQAAKEGKPVKEGHTKDAEEAHQKVKPLLTPEQVARTAKIMVLLLFLAAFLWGTETIPLGATDVVVAVVLYIFAILPIDEIAGAFMQDAVFFIFGILAVAVGVGKTGLDKRIGLILLSRIKSAKAFAFIFYPSIAIAASFLSEHALVALLVPVLMGIYKVTCRMHGVEKDRALALFLVLGMCFAANHGGPGSPAAGGRNAIMVGYLMAQGTPITFMEWMKYGMPFVPVMAACIGLYMYLLLKPKFKVKDVNPSVVVKAEVARMGKLRGREAIMAVILVCLVAAWIILGEHSGLGGPTLYAVMAMFLSRIITWEDVQGGVAFDVVGLYAAACAMGVGLKFTGGALWMAQSFVGALPDFLTKGDNLAVGVSLLAGTITNFMSDGATVAALGPIVLPMATLADVHAWKVGLACAFSSSFANALVVGTPNNAIAFAMCKDPETGERLMEVTDFIKYGVGVTIMAQVVLWFWGIFGYWQFISWPSF from the coding sequence ATGTACGTGAAACCCGGATACGCTGGTGAAAAACCTTTAACCTGGAAGGGTGTCCCTGCTTTTAAGCCCATACTGCTTATTGCTGCGGTGGTGCTTTTTGCCATTGCTGTCATCCTTCCACCCCCCCAGGGCCTGCTCGACCTGGTTACTAAGACCGATCCCCCGGGATATAAGCTCGATCGGGGGGTGACTACCATTGTGGAAACGGTGAATAAAAAACTCCGGCCCGAGGCCTTCAAGCGGTATCAGGCCGCCAAAGAGGGGAAGCCGGTCAAAGAGGGGCATACGAAAGACGCAGAAGAGGCTCACCAGAAGGTAAAACCTCTATTAACACCGGAGCAGGTGGCCCGGACGGCCAAGATCATGGTGTTATTGCTCTTCCTGGCTGCCTTCCTGTGGGGGACCGAGACAATCCCCTTAGGGGCCACCGACGTTGTGGTAGCCGTTGTTTTGTATATCTTCGCCATACTTCCCATTGATGAAATTGCCGGGGCGTTTATGCAGGATGCTGTGTTTTTCATCTTCGGTATCCTCGCCGTGGCCGTTGGTGTGGGAAAGACTGGCCTCGACAAACGGATCGGCCTTATCCTCCTTTCTCGTATCAAAAGCGCCAAGGCCTTTGCCTTCATTTTCTATCCCTCCATTGCCATAGCGGCAAGTTTTCTCTCCGAGCATGCCCTGGTGGCCCTCCTTGTTCCCGTCCTCATGGGGATATATAAGGTCACCTGCCGGATGCACGGTGTGGAAAAGGACCGAGCCCTGGCCCTCTTTCTCGTTCTGGGCATGTGTTTTGCTGCCAACCATGGAGGGCCTGGCTCTCCCGCTGCCGGGGGCCGCAATGCCATCATGGTAGGTTACCTCATGGCTCAGGGTACTCCCATAACCTTTATGGAATGGATGAAATACGGGATGCCCTTTGTTCCGGTCATGGCCGCCTGCATTGGACTGTATATGTATCTTCTCCTTAAGCCAAAATTCAAGGTAAAGGATGTGAATCCCTCCGTAGTGGTCAAGGCCGAGGTGGCCAGGATGGGAAAGTTAAGGGGAAGAGAGGCGATCATGGCCGTAATCCTGGTCTGTCTGGTGGCAGCGTGGATTATCCTGGGCGAGCACTCCGGGCTGGGGGGGCCGACCCTCTATGCGGTGATGGCGATGTTCCTTAGCCGGATCATCACCTGGGAGGATGTGCAGGGTGGTGTCGCCTTTGACGTGGTGGGGCTCTATGCGGCCGCCTGTGCCATGGGTGTTGGTCTTAAATTTACCGGTGGGGCGCTCTGGATGGCCCAGAGCTTTGTCGGCGCTCTACCGGATTTCCTTACTAAAGGGGACAACCTCGCCGTGGGGGTGAGCCTCCTCGCAGGGACGATAACCAACTTTATGAGCGATGGCGCCACCGTGGCCGCTCTCGGACCGATCGTACTTCCCATGGCCACCCTGGCCGATGTCCATGCTTGGAAGGTGGGGTTGGCCTGCGCCTTTTCTTCCTCTTTCGCCAATGCCCTCGTGGTAGGTACACCCAACAACGCCATTGCCTTTGCCATGTGCAAGGATCCGGAAACTGGCGAGCGACTGATGGAGGTCACAGATTTTATTAAATATGGGGTAGGGGTTACGATCATGGCCCAGGTGGTGCTCTGGTTCTGGGGTATCTTTGGTTACTGGCAATTCATCTCCTGGCCGTCTTTCTAA
- a CDS encoding ATP-binding protein yields MADEGKNSYLGLRRYIVIILCAAAAIPLGLIGGTIYYQYRNSISERVTTQLTSIVREHKEAIEKFLQEVTSAMRVVTQLKTLNDLRNRDVLQKVFDSLQREYDHAFEDLGVIDAQGNHLAYIGPYDLLGKNYRGAAWFKETMEKEVFISDVFLGFRQVPHFIAAVKKGKGREAWILRATINAARFSSLVENVRLGRTGEAFIVSSEGFYQTQSRIGNRIMERAPPGSFDLTDFAGVKFWEVMGKNGRKVLRAKTWMKNGHWLLIVQQDDDDAFSELYATRNRAIAVFIFGALVIGMVTFLTTRLLVRKIERIDREKNILDEQLIQSSKLASIGELSAGIAHEINNPLAIIGEEAGWMQDLLRRPGLKELEGIGEFRDSLREICQQAGRCREITHKLLSFARKMESVVKDVELNRLIEEVVSMREREASLNNIKFVKNYQKDLPLIYSDPSLLRQVFLNLINNAIDALQKGGEIKIETVLDGENPVEVKIGDTGVGIPRENLKKIFDPFFTTKAPGKGTGLGLSICHGIMEKLGGRISVTSQVGEGTVFTVYLPREH; encoded by the coding sequence ATGGCTGATGAGGGGAAAAACTCCTATCTTGGTTTGCGCCGATATATCGTTATTATTCTGTGTGCGGCAGCGGCTATTCCCCTCGGGCTCATAGGTGGCACCATCTATTACCAGTATCGTAACTCGATTAGCGAGAGGGTAACCACGCAACTTACGTCTATCGTGAGGGAACACAAAGAGGCAATAGAGAAGTTTCTCCAGGAGGTAACCTCTGCCATGAGGGTGGTTACACAACTTAAAACTCTGAATGATCTGAGGAATAGGGATGTGCTGCAGAAGGTATTTGATTCCCTGCAAAGAGAGTACGATCATGCCTTTGAGGACCTGGGGGTTATAGACGCACAGGGGAATCATCTGGCCTATATAGGACCCTATGATCTACTGGGGAAGAATTACCGCGGCGCCGCCTGGTTCAAAGAGACCATGGAAAAGGAGGTATTTATAAGCGACGTGTTCCTCGGGTTCCGCCAGGTACCCCACTTCATCGCTGCCGTCAAGAAGGGGAAGGGGAGAGAGGCATGGATACTGAGGGCTACAATCAACGCTGCCAGATTTAGTTCTCTGGTGGAAAATGTGCGTCTGGGACGCACGGGGGAGGCCTTTATCGTGAGCAGTGAGGGGTTCTACCAGACCCAGAGCAGGATAGGCAACCGGATCATGGAAAGGGCGCCGCCGGGTTCTTTTGATCTGACGGACTTTGCTGGTGTCAAGTTTTGGGAGGTTATGGGGAAAAATGGTAGAAAGGTCTTGCGGGCCAAAACGTGGATGAAGAACGGACATTGGCTATTGATTGTCCAGCAGGATGACGATGATGCCTTCTCTGAACTTTATGCCACGAGAAACAGAGCCATTGCGGTGTTTATCTTCGGTGCCCTCGTGATTGGCATGGTGACCTTTCTTACCACGAGACTTCTCGTCCGGAAGATTGAGAGGATTGATAGAGAGAAGAATATCCTTGATGAGCAACTGATCCAGTCGAGCAAGCTTGCCTCTATCGGTGAGCTTTCTGCGGGAATTGCTCACGAGATTAACAACCCTCTGGCCATCATCGGTGAAGAGGCAGGGTGGATGCAGGATCTTTTGCGGCGTCCTGGTCTCAAGGAGTTGGAAGGGATAGGCGAGTTCAGGGATTCCCTCCGTGAAATCTGCCAGCAGGCGGGCCGCTGCAGGGAAATTACCCACAAATTACTGAGCTTTGCCCGCAAGATGGAGTCGGTTGTCAAAGATGTGGAGCTGAACAGGTTAATTGAAGAGGTGGTCAGCATGCGGGAGCGGGAAGCCTCCCTTAACAACATAAAATTTGTCAAGAATTACCAGAAGGATTTACCCTTGATTTACAGTGACCCTTCCCTGTTACGGCAGGTGTTTTTGAACCTGATCAATAATGCCATAGATGCCTTGCAAAAAGGTGGCGAGATAAAGATTGAGACTGTCCTTGACGGGGAAAACCCTGTGGAGGTCAAGATCGGTGATACCGGTGTGGGGATACCCAGAGAGAATCTGAAAAAAATCTTTGATCCTTTCTTTACAACCAAGGCCCCGGGAAAGGGGACCGGTCTGGGGCTTTCCATCTGCCACGGGATCATGGAAAAGTTAGGAGGGAGAATTTCTGTGACTTCGCAGGTGGGTGAGGGGACGGTATTTACCGTTTATCTTCCAAGAGAACATTAG
- a CDS encoding response regulator, translating to MPIPRILIVDDEERFRTTLGKRLTERELDVVTVGSGIEAIDEVKHRLYDVIILDIKMPGLDGIETLAEIKKINSVIEVILLTGHASVDSAVEGMRLGAYDYVLKPCDIEQLLERINGAYEVKAARDERIRQAEIRKLIDRSPT from the coding sequence ATGCCAATACCGAGGATACTAATTGTAGATGATGAAGAGAGGTTTAGGACCACGTTAGGCAAACGGTTGACGGAAAGGGAGTTGGATGTTGTTACTGTAGGAAGCGGAATAGAGGCTATTGACGAGGTAAAGCACCGGCTTTACGATGTAATCATCCTGGATATCAAGATGCCGGGATTGGACGGTATAGAGACCCTGGCGGAGATCAAGAAGATCAATTCTGTTATCGAGGTTATCCTCCTTACCGGACATGCTTCGGTTGATTCGGCTGTGGAGGGGATGAGATTGGGGGCCTATGACTACGTCTTGAAGCCCTGTGACATTGAACAGTTACTGGAAAGGATCAATGGCGCTTATGAGGTGAAGGCGGCGAGAGACGAAAGGATTCGCCAGGCGGAAATCAGGAAGCTGATTGATCGTTCTCCCACGTAG
- a CDS encoding universal stress protein produces MKVLAATDGSEHAMKAVGRALELAEKEKAEITLMSVAYFGKGDFDDMPPRIQEKLEKQARDALERAKVIFDEKGIKVETILETGVVPANNIIKRAKEDGFDLILLGSTGLTGLERVLIGSTAAKVVAHAPCSVSVIR; encoded by the coding sequence ATGAAGGTGCTGGCAGCGACAGATGGTTCGGAACATGCCATGAAAGCAGTCGGAAGGGCACTGGAACTGGCAGAGAAAGAAAAGGCAGAGATTACTTTGATGTCAGTTGCCTATTTTGGGAAGGGCGATTTTGATGACATGCCGCCCAGGATACAGGAGAAATTAGAGAAACAGGCCAGGGATGCTCTCGAGAGGGCAAAGGTTATTTTCGATGAGAAGGGGATCAAGGTTGAGACCATCCTGGAGACAGGTGTTGTGCCGGCTAACAATATTATCAAGAGGGCAAAGGAGGATGGATTTGATCTCATCCTTCTGGGGAGCACTGGTCTCACCGGTCTCGAGAGGGTCTTGATAGGCAGTACGGCGGCCAAGGTGGTGGCACACGCCCCATGCAGTGTGAGTGTAATTCGCTGA
- a CDS encoding sulfite exporter TauE/SafE family protein: protein MDWLYVLMPISGVTVFWPGLVILGVGVGIIGGFFGMGGAWMVTPGLNILGFPMAFAIGTDIAHMAGKSLISTMRHGRFGNVDYRLGFIMIVGTVVGFEVGAQMIMWLERLGKVELYVRWMYVVLLILIAWMIFSDVAKKRKKEKEARAAGIEVDKLATGIEWHKTLHKIKIPPVIHFKTAGFYCSAWLPIFISFFTGWLAGILGIGGGLIRMPALIYFMGCPTHIAVGTDLFEVMISGLYGAATYTYKGRTELVAALIMLIGAAVGAQVGTVATKYIKGYGIRIAFGVAVIGCCVSIIMKLIPKYVTGTKAVMDAGSTVLILGLVAALSLYIFIRMIQGVREEIAVRKGKA, encoded by the coding sequence ATGGATTGGTTATATGTTCTCATGCCCATTTCGGGGGTTACGGTATTCTGGCCGGGTCTGGTTATCCTCGGAGTCGGGGTTGGGATAATTGGTGGTTTCTTCGGCATGGGCGGCGCCTGGATGGTGACACCGGGGCTTAATATCCTTGGTTTTCCCATGGCTTTCGCGATCGGGACCGATATCGCCCACATGGCGGGAAAGTCCCTCATTTCCACCATGCGGCATGGCAGGTTCGGGAATGTGGATTACCGTCTGGGCTTTATTATGATCGTCGGTACTGTGGTAGGGTTTGAGGTAGGGGCACAGATGATTATGTGGCTGGAGCGCCTCGGTAAGGTGGAACTCTATGTCCGCTGGATGTATGTTGTACTCCTTATCCTTATTGCCTGGATGATCTTTTCTGACGTAGCAAAGAAAAGAAAAAAGGAAAAGGAGGCAAGGGCAGCAGGTATAGAGGTGGACAAACTGGCCACTGGTATTGAATGGCACAAGACCCTCCATAAGATCAAGATCCCTCCGGTGATACATTTTAAGACGGCTGGATTTTACTGTTCTGCCTGGTTACCTATCTTTATCAGTTTTTTTACCGGCTGGCTGGCAGGTATCCTCGGTATCGGCGGAGGTTTGATACGTATGCCGGCCCTGATCTATTTTATGGGTTGTCCCACCCATATCGCCGTGGGGACGGACCTCTTTGAGGTGATGATATCCGGTCTTTACGGGGCTGCCACCTATACTTACAAGGGCAGGACGGAGCTGGTTGCTGCCCTTATCATGCTGATAGGTGCTGCCGTGGGGGCGCAGGTCGGGACAGTGGCAACCAAATACATTAAAGGGTATGGAATTCGTATCGCCTTCGGAGTTGCTGTGATCGGTTGTTGTGTTTCCATTATCATGAAACTTATCCCCAAGTATGTGACGGGAACCAAAGCTGTGATGGATGCTGGCTCAACCGTTCTCATCCTTGGGCTTGTGGCTGCCCTGTCTCTCTATATTTTTATCAGAATGATACAGGGTGTAAGGGAGGAGATCGCCGTGAGGAAAGGGAAGGCTTAG
- a CDS encoding DUF4881 domain-containing protein, giving the protein MVKKLSLFTILTVLPFVLACGELGKVDQGKVIEFDKEKGTVTIVRDKESDPKNPDYSYLPPVTYEMPKDPAEIGALPKAGKRMKLDTKKNQIVIFDTATQNFKTIAYKLIEQRENVGKEDPLVYDQAADKPKNFPVIDREKKTITVYSKRQKILTTFSLPDEYFALPDNTWDAGDEVRIYYKEEGKARRFMNVSKTDIFKK; this is encoded by the coding sequence ATGGTAAAGAAACTTAGTCTGTTTACGATACTAACTGTCTTACCCTTTGTCCTCGCCTGTGGGGAATTGGGTAAGGTGGATCAGGGCAAGGTTATCGAGTTTGACAAGGAAAAAGGAACGGTAACTATTGTCAGGGATAAGGAGTCCGATCCAAAGAATCCTGATTACAGTTATCTGCCGCCTGTTACTTATGAGATGCCGAAGGATCCTGCGGAAATCGGGGCTCTCCCGAAGGCAGGAAAGCGAATGAAACTCGATACTAAGAAAAACCAGATAGTCATCTTTGATACGGCCACACAGAACTTCAAGACGATCGCCTATAAACTGATCGAACAGAGGGAAAACGTGGGCAAAGAGGATCCGTTGGTCTATGATCAGGCGGCAGATAAACCCAAGAATTTCCCTGTGATAGACAGGGAAAAGAAGACCATCACCGTCTATTCGAAGAGACAAAAGATTCTCACCACCTTCTCTCTGCCGGATGAATACTTTGCCCTTCCGGATAATACCTGGGATGCCGGTGATGAAGTCCGCATCTACTATAAAGAGGAGGGGAAGGCGAGGAGGTTTATGAACGTCAGCAAGACCGATATTTTTAAGAAATAA